The window ATATTAATATAATATAATTTAGTTAGAATAAAAAAAATATTAATTTAACAAAAAAAGATAGATAAAAGTATTAAAGGGGAGTTTATTTTTTCATGAATATCACACAACATCAAAGCAAAAAAATACAAAAAAACTCATGGAATAATATATTTGATAATCAAAGAAGTAAAATACGTTATATTAAATGTATAACATCAGGATATGTGAAACTAAATTATTCAGGATGTATAAATGAGAAATTTTTTGATGAAAATAATTTTATAAATAAATCATTTTATAAACCTGTTGTATCACATCTTTTATTTCATGAAGATTATGGATATTTATTAATTGATGCAGGGCTTGATGAAACATTTACATATAATCCATATGGATCACAAAAAGGTATAAAATTAAAACAAGTAGGATCAAAATTTAAACAAAATCCTAATACAACTGTATTAAATTATATTCAGGATCATGATATAAAACTAAGTGGTATTTTTCTAACACATTTACATATAGATCATATAGCCGGACTTCTTAATTTAGATGATAATATACCAATATATTTCTCCTCACTTGAAAAAAGTATGGATGTAAAACCATACTACTATGGAGAATATTTAAAAAATAAAAAAACAATAAAAATACTAAATCTTGATAACTTCACAAAAATGCCACACCTTGACTTATGTATGGATATATTTAATGATAACTCACTTTTTGCAATACATACACCCGGTCATACACCAGGACATCTATCATATCTTATAAATAGTGATGAAAAAATCCTAATAGCAGGTGATGTATTTTATATAAATGAATCAGTAAAATATGAAGTTGCACCATCTGATTATATGAATAATATAACAATAGCTCAAAAATCACTAGAAAAAATATTAAACTTTAGAAAAAAATATAATACTAAAATAATAGCAGGTCATGAAAATATCATGATCTAAAAAAAAATTATTATATTATTTTGGGAGAATAACAATTATGGTTGAACGTAAAATAATCTATGATGATGTATTAGAATATGAATTTCTATTTACATTAGTACCATCATTAATACTTAAAACAATGGTAAAAACAAATGCAAATCTAATAGCAAAATTTGAAACAAAAGTAATAGTAGCACTAGATGGACTTAATCCAAAACAAAGAGAAATGCTTGACATAATACTAAAATCTCCTGTAGATGAACTTCAAGAAGTTATGAAAGAAGCATATGCAAAATCACATAAAAAACAGTATAAAATACTCTCAGAACCTAAGGCAAGACCATTTATTGAAAAAAATCTTAAAGAATTAAGAAAACTTGTAGAATTAAAATTAAATGATTAAATTATTATAAAAATTATAAAAGTTTTTTGAAAAATTAGCATGATTTTGGTAAGAAGA of the Methanosphaera cuniculi genome contains:
- a CDS encoding MBL fold metallo-hydrolase gives rise to the protein MNITQHQSKKIQKNSWNNIFDNQRSKIRYIKCITSGYVKLNYSGCINEKFFDENNFINKSFYKPVVSHLLFHEDYGYLLIDAGLDETFTYNPYGSQKGIKLKQVGSKFKQNPNTTVLNYIQDHDIKLSGIFLTHLHIDHIAGLLNLDDNIPIYFSSLEKSMDVKPYYYGEYLKNKKTIKILNLDNFTKMPHLDLCMDIFNDNSLFAIHTPGHTPGHLSYLINSDEKILIAGDVFYINESVKYEVAPSDYMNNITIAQKSLEKILNFRKKYNTKIIAGHENIMI